The proteins below come from a single Mytilus edulis chromosome 5, xbMytEdul2.2, whole genome shotgun sequence genomic window:
- the LOC139522936 gene encoding uncharacterized protein, protein MLSKTRMNNRRKSKRNTLDGTKQTNVISPTKKGKKKLSTKRKEDNYKKNPNKLSSNGKCFTKSANEPLKCDTCNKMFKTKGSLTKHARIHIGIKSYICVRCGKGFGRVDVLQRHAMIHTSIKPYLCHTCGKGFCESGALVKHERIHLNQKPYSCDVCHKSFSQSSNLNAHKRIHTGEKPFVCDVCGKRFNKSNTLSLHMKTHTGDKQFACTFCSKRFVQRIQLQMHERIHRKEKPYACSICHHQFVQKNQLQRHQRSKCKKVKSSVGTQTFKTKHSADNLNITSTDDEDDKSIYSTDQSASDNVNKASMVDDDKSMCSTEQFADNVKSVDNEDKAICSTEQSADILNITNFDNHNKAICPTEQSADILNITDFDNHDKAICPTEQAADNPNITSIVDDDESNCTTEKSRDILNITSIVEDDESYFTTEKSGDNLNITSANNDDKAIRPTEQSADNLNITRIVDDDKPMCSAEQYANNLNITSIIDDDESLCSTEQSADNLNINTIVDNDESNCSAEKSGDNLNLTSINDDDETSLI, encoded by the coding sequence ATGTTAAGTAAAACCAGAATGAATAATAGAAGGAAAAGTAAAAGAAATACTTTAGATGGGACAAAACAGACCAATGTCATTTCACCAACAAAAAAGGGCAAGAAAAAACTTTCCACAAAAAGAAAGGaagacaattataaaaaaaacccaaataaactTAGTAGTAATGGAAAGTGTTTTACAAAATCTGCTAATGAGCCATTGAAGTGTGATACATGTAATAAGATGTTTAAAACCAAAGGATCTCTGACAAAACATGCTAGAATACACATAGGTATAAAATCTTACATCTGTGTTAGATGTGGAAAAGGGTTTGGCCGTGTAGATGTGTTACAACGTCACGCGATGATTCACACATCGATTAAACCCTATCTATGTCATACATGTGGCAAAGGATTCTGTGAAAGTGGGGCACTCGTAAAACATGAGAGAATACATTTAAATCAGAAGCCTTATTCATGTGATGTATGTCACAAAAGTTTTAGTCAGAGCAGTAATTTGAATGCACACAAACGAATTCATACTGGGGAGAAACCATTTgtttgtgatgtatgtggtaaacgTTTTAATAAGAGTAATACGCTGAGTCTACATATGAAGACACACACTGGAGATAAGCAGTTTGCTTGTACTTTCTGTAGTAAACGTTTTGTTCAACGGATTCAGTTACAGATGCATGAAAGAATTCACAGAAAGGAAAAGCCTTATGCCTGCTCCATATGTCATCATCAATTTGTTCAGAAGAATCAGTTACAACGACACCAAAGGTCAAAGTGCAAGAAAGTAAAATCATCTGTTGGTActcaaacattcaaaacaaaacaCTCTGCGGACAACCTAAATATAACTAGCACTGATGATGAAGATGATAAATCGATATATTCAACAGATCAATCTGCGAGCGACAATGTAAATAAAGCTAGCATGGTTGATGATGATAAATCAATGTGTTCAACAGAACAATTTGCTGACAACGTAAAGAGCGTTGATAATGAAGATAAAGCAATCTGTTCAACAGAACAATCTGCTGACATCCTAAATATAACCAACTTTGATAACCATAATAAAGCAATCTGTCCAACAGAACAATCTGCTGACATCCTAAATATAACCGACTTTGATAACCATGATAAAGCAATCTGTCCAACAGAACAAGCTGCAGATAATCCAAATATAACTAGCATTGTTGACGATGATGAATCGAATTGTACAACAGAAAAATCTAGGGACATCCTAAATATAACTAGCATCGTTGAAGATGATGAATCATATTTTACAACAGAAAAATCTGGGGACAATCTAAATATAACCAGCGCCAATAACGATGATAAAGCAATCCGTCCAACAGAACAATCAGCGGACAATCTAAATATAACTAGGATCGTTGATGATGATAAACCAATGTGTTCAGCAGAACAATATGCGAACAATCTAAATATAACTAGCATCATTGATGATGATGAATCATTGTGTTCAACAGAACAATCTGCAGATAATCTAAATATAAATACCATCGTTGACAATGATGAATCGAATTGTTCAGCAGAAAAATCTGGGGACAACCTAAATTTAACTAGCATCAATGATGATGACGAAACAAGTCTTATTTAG